Proteins co-encoded in one Thamnophis elegans isolate rThaEle1 chromosome 1, rThaEle1.pri, whole genome shotgun sequence genomic window:
- the LOC116513013 gene encoding NADH-cytochrome b5 reductase 2-like: MESTGWDVSVLIAVAAVVPSVLFLLYKIIGSQKKKDPLTLEDPNIKYPLSLIEKEDISHDTRRFRFALPSPKHILGLPIGQHVYLSAKVGGNLVIRAYTPVSSDEVKGYVDLVIKVYHKNVHPKFPEGGKMSQHLDAMKTGDTIDFRGPNGLLVYKGSGKFAIKLDKKSEAKIKFVKHLGMIAGGTGITPMLQLIRHITKDPTDKTKCYLLFANQTEQDILLRPELEDVAANHSDQFKLWYTLDKPPQGWKYSSGFVNADMIKDHLPPASGDTLILMCGPPPMIQFACQPNLELLGYAKESTFAY; this comes from the exons ATGGAATCGACAGGCTGG GATGTTTCCGTTTTGATTGCCGTGGCTGCAGTTGTACCATCAGTGCTATTTTTGCTTTATAAAATAATTGGATCTCAGAAGAAGAAAGATCCATTGACCTTAGAGGATCCAAATATCAAATATCCATTGTCTTTGATAGAGAAAGAG gataTCAGTCATGATACCAGGAGATTCCGATTTGCGCTACCATCGCCAAAACATATATTGGGCTTGCCTATAG GCCAACATGTATACCTCTCTGCCAAAGTTGGCGGTAACCTTGTGATTCGGGCTTATACTCCAGTTTCTAGTGATGAAGTAAAAGGATATGTTGATTTAGTAATAAAG GTTTACCACAAAAATGTTCACCCCAAATTTCCTGAAGGTGGGAAGATGTCCCAGCACTTAGACGCCATGAAGACTGGTGACACCATTGATTTCAGAGGACCTAATGGGCTTCTGGTGTACAAAGGATCCG GTAAATTTGCTATCAAATTGGATAAAAAGTCTGAAGCAAAGATAAAGTTTGTTAAGCACCTTGGGATGATTGCTGGGGGAACAG GAATTACTCCAATGCTTCAGCTGATCCGCCATATCACAAAGGACCCTACCGATAAAACAAAATGTTATCTCCTTTTTGCTAATCAG ACGGAACAGGATATATTACTGAGACCAGAGCTGGAAGATGTAGCTGCAAACCACTCAGATCAATTTAAATTGTGGTATACTTTGGACAAACCACCTCAGG gATGGAAGTATAGTTCTGGCTTTGTTAATGCAGATATGATAAAGGACCATCTTCCTCCCGCCTCTGGAGACACTTTGATTCTTATGTGTGGACCTCCACCCATGATTCAATTTGCCTGTCAGCCCAATCTTGAGCTACTGGGATATGCAAAAGAGAGCACATTTGCTTACTGA